Proteins encoded in a region of the Clostridium butyricum genome:
- the nspC gene encoding carboxynorspermidine decarboxylase translates to MLKDIEIDKLPSPCYIVDERLLKKNLEVLDYVQKESGANIILATKAFSMFSTFPLIGKYLKGVTSSSLFEARLGYEEMGKQVHIFSPAYREDEFEDIMKYSDHIIFNSFNQWKLYKDRVKNYKDKKIQCGIRINPEYSEIETDIYNPCFENSRMGVTLKNFQENDLDGIDGLHFHTMCEQNSDTLARTIKVVDEKFGKYIKNMKWLNFGGGHHITRDDYDLKTLIESVLYMKNKYNIEIYLEPGEAVALNSGFLVSTVLDITNNGMDLAILDTSAACHMPDVLEMPYRPNIIGSGKPYEYEYTYRFGGPTCLAGDIIGDYSFKEPLKVGDKLIFCDMAIYSMVKNNTFNGINLPSIVKYSEENGVEIIKEFGYEDFKGRLS, encoded by the coding sequence TTGTTAAAGGATATAGAGATAGATAAGTTACCATCACCATGTTATATTGTGGATGAAAGATTATTAAAGAAAAATCTTGAAGTACTTGATTATGTTCAAAAGGAAAGTGGAGCTAACATTATTCTTGCAACTAAAGCTTTTTCTATGTTTTCTACTTTTCCGTTAATAGGAAAGTATTTAAAGGGTGTTACATCAAGTTCATTGTTTGAAGCTAGACTAGGATATGAAGAAATGGGAAAACAAGTTCACATTTTTTCTCCAGCTTATAGAGAAGATGAATTTGAAGATATAATGAAATACTCTGATCATATTATTTTTAATTCATTTAATCAGTGGAAACTATATAAAGATAGAGTTAAAAATTATAAAGATAAGAAAATTCAATGTGGCATAAGAATAAATCCAGAGTATTCAGAAATCGAAACAGACATATACAATCCATGTTTTGAGAATTCAAGAATGGGTGTCACTTTAAAAAACTTTCAAGAAAATGATTTAGATGGAATAGATGGATTACATTTTCATACAATGTGTGAACAAAATTCAGATACATTAGCTCGTACAATTAAAGTTGTGGATGAGAAGTTTGGAAAATATATAAAAAATATGAAATGGCTTAACTTTGGAGGTGGTCATCATATTACAAGAGATGATTATGACTTAAAGACATTGATTGAATCTGTATTATATATGAAGAATAAATATAATATAGAGATATATCTTGAACCAGGTGAGGCTGTTGCTTTAAATAGTGGATTTTTAGTGAGCACGGTACTTGATATAACGAATAATGGAATGGATCTTGCAATTCTTGATACTTCAGCAGCTTGTCATATGCCTGATGTTCTTGAAATGCCATACAGACCTAACATTATAGGTTCTGGAAAACCTTATGAGTATGAATATACATATAGATTTGGGGGACCTACATGTCTTGCTGGAGATATAATTGGAGATTATTCATTCAAAGAACCACTAAAAGTTGGAGATAAGTTAATATTCTGTGATATGGCTATTTATTCAATGGTAAAAAATAATACATTCAATGGAATTAATCTTCCTTCAATTGTTAAGTATAGCGAAGAAAACGGTGTGGAAATTATAAAAGAATTTGGGTATGAAGATTTTAAGGGAAGACTATCTTGA
- a CDS encoding LacI family DNA-binding transcriptional regulator: MATIKDIASIAGVSISTVSRVLNFDESLNVSDSTRQKILKIADELEYTSSSKKKKSKKNNKNIGILCWCNYEEELADPYYLSIRLVVERICSERCINLVKLDENIDLKLVKELSGILVIGNYYTDMVEKMSNDNDNIVYVDYSPDESKYDSVVIDKKKATFDLLNYIYEIGHRRIGLIGGKDLNENYENMMIDERDIEYQYFMKCKGIYNPKYIYTASRFNFKSGYELTKEMLKEKERPTAVFVENDTMAIGAYKAIAEEGLTIPDDISIVGFNDQPSAKYMVPSLTTVKLSTEYLASAAIDLVLENIDGSRPYKKKVVIPTKLKIRKSCKNI; encoded by the coding sequence ATGGCAACAATAAAGGATATAGCATCGATTGCAGGTGTTTCAATCTCAACTGTTTCAAGAGTACTTAATTTTGATGAATCATTAAATGTATCAGATTCAACAAGGCAAAAAATATTAAAAATAGCAGATGAGTTGGAGTACACATCATCAAGTAAAAAAAAGAAAAGTAAAAAAAATAATAAAAATATAGGAATTTTATGCTGGTGCAACTACGAAGAGGAGTTAGCAGATCCATATTATTTATCAATAAGATTGGTTGTAGAGAGAATATGTAGTGAGCGATGTATAAATTTAGTGAAATTAGATGAAAACATAGATTTGAAACTAGTAAAAGAGTTAAGTGGAATACTTGTTATAGGAAATTACTATACAGATATGGTTGAAAAAATGTCAAATGATAATGATAATATAGTTTATGTTGATTATTCACCTGATGAAAGTAAATATGACTCAGTTGTAATTGATAAGAAAAAAGCCACATTTGATTTGTTAAATTATATATATGAAATAGGTCATAGAAGAATAGGATTAATTGGTGGTAAGGATTTAAATGAAAATTATGAAAATATGATGATTGATGAAAGAGATATTGAATATCAATATTTCATGAAATGTAAAGGAATATACAATCCTAAGTACATATATACTGCAAGCAGGTTTAATTTTAAAAGTGGCTATGAACTAACAAAAGAAATGTTGAAGGAAAAGGAAAGACCTACAGCTGTTTTTGTTGAGAATGATACAATGGCTATTGGTGCATATAAAGCAATAGCAGAAGAAGGACTGACAATACCTGATGATATAAGCATTGTTGGATTTAATGATCAGCCAAGTGCTAAATATATGGTTCCATCACTTACTACAGTCAAATTATCAACTGAATATCTTGCAAGCGCAGCGATTGATCTTGTATTAGAGAATATAGATGGAAGTAGACCATATAAGAAAAAGGTTGTTATTCCTACAAAATTAAAAATACGAAAGAGCTGTAAAAACATATAA
- a CDS encoding flavodoxin family protein, protein MKISIIYSSRTGKTERVAQLIKEGVERVKGIDVKLMNLQDENSIDKDFINNSDGIIFGTPTYYANIAWELKKWIDESTEYKLEGKLGATFATANSIAGGADIALLTIVNHLMVKGMMVYSGGVAFGKPKTHIGYVHINEICENEAENARIFGERIANKVNKIF, encoded by the coding sequence ATGAAAATATCTATAATTTATAGCAGTAGAACTGGTAAAACTGAAAGGGTGGCGCAATTAATAAAAGAAGGTGTTGAAAGAGTTAAAGGCATTGATGTGAAGCTTATGAATTTACAAGATGAGAATTCAATAGACAAAGATTTTATTAATAATTCTGATGGGATAATATTTGGGACTCCTACTTATTATGCAAATATTGCATGGGAATTGAAGAAATGGATTGATGAATCAACAGAATATAAATTAGAAGGAAAGCTTGGAGCAACATTTGCAACTGCAAATTCAATTGCTGGAGGAGCAGATATAGCACTTCTTACTATTGTAAATCATCTAATGGTAAAAGGAATGATGGTATATTCAGGGGGAGTTGCATTTGGAAAGCCTAAAACTCATATTGGATACGTTCATATAAATGAGATATGCGAAAATGAAGCTGAAAATGCTAGAATATTTGGAGAAAGAATCGCTAATAAAGTGAATAAAATATTTTAA
- a CDS encoding ABC transporter substrate-binding protein, protein MKLKKITALVMTAIVALGMVGCGSSSGSSSGKSGSSDDKTITVWAWDDTFNIKAANMAKERYLKDHPDVTINVVSMAQDDVVQKLNTSLSSGTYDGLPNVVLIEDYKIQNYLLSYPGEIKDLSSYIDPAKFMDYKLGFMTEGDKVYGVPFDSGVSALFYRTDLIEQAGYTKEDMKDITWEKYIEIGKAVKEKTGKKMLTIDPSDLNQLRIMMQSAGSWYVDADGKVSIDNNQALRDAVEIYKQIVDADIAKQVSGWDSFIGAFQSGDVASVVNGCWLSSSIQAAEDQKGKWAIASTPRMGNNPKSINASNSGGSSWYVLDKVGNSDLAADFLKETFASSDDLMNDLVPAINLVSTLKSASSSENYNTQVEFFGGQQIFKDFAGWAEKIPSVNYGLHTYALENIMAEGMQSIISGGDIDEALKKTQAQAEASVNN, encoded by the coding sequence ATGAAACTTAAAAAAATAACGGCATTAGTCATGACAGCAATTGTTGCTTTAGGAATGGTAGGGTGTGGATCATCATCAGGAAGCAGCTCAGGAAAATCAGGAAGCAGCGATGATAAAACAATTACTGTATGGGCATGGGATGATACATTCAATATTAAAGCTGCTAATATGGCAAAAGAAAGATATTTAAAAGATCATCCAGATGTAACTATTAATGTAGTAAGCATGGCACAAGATGATGTAGTTCAAAAATTAAATACAAGTTTATCGTCTGGTACTTATGACGGACTTCCTAATGTGGTACTTATAGAAGATTACAAGATACAAAATTACTTACTATCATATCCAGGAGAAATTAAAGACTTAAGTAGTTATATAGATCCAGCTAAATTTATGGATTATAAATTAGGATTTATGACAGAAGGAGATAAGGTATATGGAGTACCATTTGATAGTGGTGTTTCTGCTTTATTCTATAGAACTGACTTAATAGAACAAGCTGGATATACAAAGGAAGATATGAAAGATATAACTTGGGAAAAATACATTGAAATTGGTAAAGCAGTTAAAGAAAAGACTGGTAAAAAGATGTTAACTATTGATCCAAGTGATTTAAATCAATTGAGAATTATGATGCAGTCAGCAGGAAGCTGGTATGTAGATGCTGATGGTAAAGTAAGCATAGATAACAATCAAGCTTTAAGAGATGCTGTAGAAATCTATAAACAAATAGTAGATGCAGATATAGCTAAACAAGTTTCAGGATGGGATTCATTTATAGGTGCATTCCAAAGTGGTGATGTTGCATCAGTTGTAAATGGATGCTGGCTTTCTTCTTCTATTCAAGCAGCGGAAGATCAAAAAGGTAAATGGGCAATAGCTTCTACTCCAAGAATGGGAAATAATCCTAAGTCAATAAATGCATCTAATAGTGGTGGAAGTAGTTGGTATGTATTAGATAAAGTTGGAAATTCAGATTTAGCAGCAGATTTCTTAAAAGAAACATTTGCATCAAGTGATGACTTAATGAATGATTTAGTTCCAGCTATAAACTTAGTAAGTACATTAAAATCTGCAAGCAGCAGTGAAAATTACAATACACAAGTAGAATTTTTCGGTGGACAACAAATATTCAAAGATTTTGCTGGATGGGCAGAAAAGATTCCAAGTGTTAACTATGGACTTCATACTTATGCTTTAGAAAATATAATGGCAGAGGGAATGCAGTCAATCATCTCTGGTGGTGATATTGATGAAGCACTTAAAAAGACACAAGCACAAGCAGAGGCATCTGTAAATAATTAA
- a CDS encoding saccharopine dehydrogenase family protein, producing the protein MGRALIIGAGGVASVAIHKCCQNSEVFEEICIASRTLSKCDALKEKLQGGKTKIQTAKVDADNVDELVALINDFKPDVVINLALPYQDLTIMDACLATKVHYVDTANYEPLDTAKFEYKWQWEYRERFEKAGITALLGSGFDPGVTGVFSAYAQKHYFDEIHYIDIVDANAGDHGYPFATNFNPEINIREITANGSYWEDGKWVETKPLELKEVYDLPQIGPKDVYLLHHEELESLGLNIKGIKRIRFWMTFSEKYLTHLKVLENVGMTSIEPIEFEGQKIVPLQFLKAVLPDPASLGPRTKGKTNIGCIFQGIKDGEPKTYYVYNVCDHEECYKEVGSQAISYTTGVPAMIGASMILKGLWNKPGVHNIEEFNPDPFMEELNKWGLPWVEDFNPTLIK; encoded by the coding sequence ATGGGAAGAGCTTTAATAATTGGTGCAGGTGGAGTTGCAAGTGTTGCAATTCATAAATGTTGTCAAAATTCAGAGGTGTTTGAAGAAATATGTATAGCAAGCAGAACTTTATCAAAATGTGATGCATTAAAAGAAAAATTACAAGGTGGAAAAACAAAGATACAGACAGCTAAAGTTGATGCTGATAATGTTGATGAATTAGTAGCCTTAATAAATGACTTTAAACCAGATGTAGTAATCAATCTTGCCCTTCCATATCAAGATTTAACTATTATGGATGCATGTTTAGCTACAAAGGTTCATTATGTTGATACAGCTAATTATGAACCACTTGATACAGCTAAATTTGAATATAAATGGCAGTGGGAATACAGAGAAAGATTCGAAAAAGCTGGAATAACAGCATTGCTTGGAAGTGGGTTTGATCCAGGTGTAACAGGCGTATTTTCTGCATATGCTCAAAAACATTACTTTGATGAAATTCACTATATTGATATAGTGGATGCTAATGCAGGGGATCATGGATACCCATTTGCAACTAACTTTAACCCAGAAATAAATATAAGAGAAATAACTGCAAATGGAAGCTATTGGGAAGATGGTAAGTGGGTTGAAACAAAACCTTTAGAATTAAAAGAAGTATATGACTTACCTCAAATAGGACCTAAGGACGTTTATTTATTACATCATGAAGAATTAGAATCATTAGGGCTTAATATTAAAGGAATAAAGAGAATAAGATTCTGGATGACATTCTCAGAAAAGTATCTTACTCATTTAAAAGTTCTTGAAAATGTAGGAATGACTTCAATTGAACCAATTGAATTTGAAGGACAAAAAATAGTTCCATTACAATTTCTAAAGGCAGTACTTCCAGATCCTGCATCATTAGGACCAAGAACTAAAGGTAAAACAAACATAGGATGTATATTCCAAGGTATTAAGGATGGTGAGCCTAAAACTTATTATGTATATAATGTATGTGATCATGAAGAATGTTATAAAGAAGTTGGATCACAAGCTATTTCATATACAACAGGTGTTCCAGCTATGATTGGTGCTAGTATGATATTAAAAGGATTATGGAACAAACCAGGAGTTCATAATATTGAAGAGTTTAATCCAGATCCATTTATGGAAGAATTAAATAAATGGGGTCTTCCATGGGTAGAAGATTTTAATCCAACTTTAATTAAATAA
- a CDS encoding nitroreductase family protein → MNEVLNNILTRRSIRAFKKEQIKDDELEMILKAGIYAPSGMNKQSWQFTVVQNKEKIEALAKVVREELGRDEGYNFYAPPTLIMLSNERDNNNGLADCSCALENIFLMANSLGIGSCWINQLKTICDNKKVRDLLNEFEIPENHIVWGMASIGYPEKPGVEHERKEGTIKYIR, encoded by the coding sequence ATGAATGAAGTTTTGAATAATATTTTAACAAGAAGAAGTATTAGGGCATTTAAGAAAGAACAAATTAAAGATGATGAACTTGAAATGATTTTAAAAGCTGGAATTTATGCACCTAGTGGTATGAACAAGCAAAGCTGGCAGTTTACAGTTGTGCAGAATAAAGAAAAGATAGAGGCTCTTGCTAAAGTTGTAAGAGAAGAACTTGGAAGAGATGAAGGATACAATTTTTATGCCCCTCCAACATTAATAATGTTATCTAATGAAAGAGATAACAATAATGGTTTAGCAGATTGCTCATGTGCATTAGAAAATATATTTTTAATGGCTAATTCATTAGGTATAGGGTCATGTTGGATTAATCAGCTAAAAACTATATGTGATAACAAAAAGGTAAGAGATTTATTAAATGAATTTGAAATACCAGAAAATCATATAGTATGGGGAATGGCTTCCATTGGATATCCTGAAAAACCAGGTGTTGAGCATGAAAGAAAAGAAGGAACAATAAAATACATAAGATAA
- the speE gene encoding polyamine aminopropyltransferase, producing MELWYTEQHTENVRFSIKVEKQLHSEQTEFQRIDILESKEFGRFFTLDGMMMVTEKDEFIYHDMIVHVPMAVNPNIKNVLVIGAGDGGTVRELAKYKSIENIDMVEIDKRVVEVCMEYLPQTACRLNDERVNLFFEDGLRFVRNKENEYDLIIVDSTDPFGPGEGLFTKEFYGNCYKALKEDGILVNQHESPYYEKYAKAMQDAHEKIYGLFKVHRVYQAHIPTYPSGHWLFGFASKNYDPVKDLNAERWNNLNIETKYYNTELHSGCFALPNYVKKLLEVKKK from the coding sequence ATGGAACTTTGGTATACAGAACAACACACAGAAAATGTACGATTTTCAATTAAGGTTGAAAAACAGTTACATAGCGAGCAGACAGAATTTCAAAGAATAGATATATTGGAATCAAAGGAATTCGGAAGATTTTTTACACTTGATGGAATGATGATGGTTACAGAAAAAGATGAATTCATTTACCACGATATGATAGTACATGTTCCAATGGCAGTAAATCCTAATATTAAAAATGTACTTGTTATAGGTGCAGGAGATGGTGGTACTGTTAGAGAGCTTGCAAAGTATAAATCTATTGAAAATATAGACATGGTTGAAATAGATAAAAGAGTTGTGGAAGTCTGCATGGAATATCTTCCACAGACAGCGTGCAGATTAAATGATGAAAGAGTAAACTTATTTTTTGAAGACGGATTAAGATTTGTGAGAAATAAGGAAAATGAATATGACCTTATAATAGTTGATTCAACAGATCCGTTTGGACCTGGGGAAGGATTGTTTACAAAAGAGTTTTACGGAAATTGCTATAAAGCGTTAAAAGAGGATGGAATATTAGTGAATCAGCATGAAAGTCCATATTATGAAAAATATGCAAAAGCTATGCAGGATGCTCATGAAAAAATATATGGATTATTTAAAGTGCACAGAGTTTATCAAGCACATATTCCAACATATCCATCAGGTCATTGGCTTTTTGGTTTTGCATCTAAAAATTATGATCCTGTGAAAGACTTGAATGCTGAAAGATGGAATAATCTCAATATAGAGACAAAATATTATAATACAGAATTACATTCAGGGTGCTTTGCATTACCTAATTATGTGAAAAAATTACTAGAAGTAAAGAAGAAATAA
- the speB gene encoding agmatinase, protein MEKNIETFIGCDNEYNESKIVIFGAPFDSTTSFRPGTRFASKAMRSESFGIETYSTYQDKDLEDIGVFDGGDLELRFGSPESALNDIEEFTSKVLKDDKIPCMIGGEHLVTLGAFRAVAKKYPDVHVIHFDAHADLREEYLGQQLSHATVMHRVWDIIGDNKIFQFGIRSGDRQEIYWGRDHVFTNKFNFNGLEEVVEKLKGKPVYFTLDLDVLDPSVFPGTGTPEAGGVTFMELLNAILKISELNIVGMDVNELSPIYDQSGSSTALACKILRELILSVYKN, encoded by the coding sequence ATGGAGAAGAATATTGAAACATTTATAGGCTGTGATAATGAATATAATGAATCAAAAATTGTTATTTTTGGAGCACCTTTTGATTCTACAACATCGTTTAGGCCAGGAACAAGATTTGCAAGTAAGGCCATGAGAAGTGAATCTTTTGGTATTGAAACGTATAGTACATATCAAGATAAAGATTTAGAAGACATTGGAGTTTTTGATGGTGGAGATTTAGAACTTAGATTTGGAAGTCCTGAAAGTGCATTGAATGATATAGAAGAATTTACTTCAAAAGTATTAAAAGATGATAAAATTCCTTGTATGATAGGTGGAGAACATTTAGTTACACTTGGAGCATTTAGAGCAGTAGCTAAAAAGTATCCAGATGTTCATGTGATACATTTTGATGCTCATGCTGATTTAAGAGAAGAGTATTTAGGTCAGCAACTATCTCATGCAACAGTAATGCACAGAGTATGGGATATTATAGGAGATAATAAAATTTTTCAATTTGGAATAAGATCTGGTGATAGGCAGGAAATTTACTGGGGAAGAGATCATGTTTTTACAAATAAATTTAATTTTAATGGATTAGAAGAAGTAGTCGAAAAATTAAAAGGAAAACCTGTTTATTTTACACTTGATTTAGATGTTTTAGATCCATCAGTCTTTCCAGGAACAGGAACTCCTGAAGCTGGTGGAGTTACATTTATGGAACTTCTAAATGCTATTTTAAAAATTTCAGAATTAAATATTGTTGGTATGGATGTAAATGAACTTTCTCCTATATATGATCAAAGTGGAAGTTCTACAGCTTTAGCATGTAAGATTCTTAGAGAATTAATATTGAGTGTTTATAAGAATTAA